Proteins from one Cicer arietinum cultivar CDC Frontier isolate Library 1 chromosome 3, Cicar.CDCFrontier_v2.0, whole genome shotgun sequence genomic window:
- the LOC101514337 gene encoding inorganic phosphate transporter 1-4-like translates to MMTFSASLHYGVKFVRDLVLNYIGGTGHVVHGILPAQTMNALEEVYRIARAQTLIALCSTVPGYWFTVALIDRIGRFAIQLMGFFFMTVFMFALAIPYEHWTHKDNRIGFVALYSLIFFFANFGPNATTFVVPAEIFPARFRSTCHGISSAAGKLGAIVGAFGFLYLAQNKDKSKADAGYPAGIGVKNSLLLLGVVNILGFCFTFLVPEANGKSLEEMSGENEEEAGTSVELEQSHSYNIIYSFFSL, encoded by the coding sequence ATGATGACATTTTCTGCTAGTTTACATTATGGGGTTAAGTTTGTGAGGGATTTGGTTTTGAATTACATAGGGGGTACTGGGCATGTGGTTCATGGGATTCTTCCGGCACAAACAATGAATGCACTCGAGGAGGTTTACAGAATCGCAAGAGCTCAAACACTTATTGCTCTATGCAGTACTGTTCCAGGCTACTGGTTTACAGTGGCACTCATTGATAGGATAGGAAGATTTGCAATTCAATTGATGGGATTCTTCTTTATGACTGTCTTCATGTTTGCTCTTGCCATTCCTTATGAACATTGGACTCATAAGGATAACCGTATAGGATTTGTTGCATTGTATTCATTGATCTTCTTCTTTGCAAATTTTGGGCCAAATGCTACCACGTTTGTTGTGCCGGCAGAGATTTTTCCTGCTAGATTTCGATCTACTTGCCATGGAATATCATCAGCAGCGGGGAAACTCGGGGCTATAGTTGGTGCATTTGGGTTCTTGTATTTGGCACAAAACAAGGACAAGAGTAAAGCTGATGCAGGGTACCCAGCCGGTATTGGGGTGAAGAATTCTTTGCTTCTGTTGGGTGTGGTTAATATTTTGGGCTTCTGTTTTACTTTCTTGGTGCCTGAGGCAAATGGAAAATCTTTGGAGGAGATGTCAGGTGAGAATGAGGAGGAAGCTGGAACCTCTGTAGAGTTAGAGCAATCCCATTCTTATaacataatttattcatttttctctCTATGA